The Calditrichota bacterium genome window below encodes:
- the rsmA gene encoding ribosomal RNA small subunit methyltransferase A — protein sequence MTLKPNKALGQSFLRDPETARRIAASLPTDLPVLEIGCGDGFLTEALLSAGHRVLGVEIDASWIPKLLRRIHHHPNFQLVATDALKIDWEALGRDQGRLQVAGNLPYHLASTILFDIFDRSREPDFSVTKVVTMVQREVAARLTAATDDDDYGSLTLLTRYHAESRFLFRVPATLFHPRPRVDGGVIELTLRNASALPNVAYYHFRRIVRGCFAQRRKMLRNAIRIVNDLPDGWEDLPFDYTRRAEQVSFEEYLDLTHKLVALGFKP from the coding sequence TTGACCCTCAAGCCCAACAAAGCCCTCGGACAGTCCTTTCTGCGGGACCCTGAGACCGCCCGTCGTATTGCAGCATCACTGCCTACCGACCTCCCAGTCCTGGAGATCGGCTGCGGCGACGGGTTTCTGACTGAGGCATTGCTGTCAGCAGGGCATCGGGTGCTGGGTGTCGAGATCGACGCCTCGTGGATCCCGAAATTGCTTCGCCGGATTCACCACCATCCGAACTTCCAACTCGTTGCCACCGATGCACTTAAGATCGACTGGGAGGCTCTGGGGCGCGATCAAGGGCGACTTCAGGTAGCCGGCAACCTGCCTTATCACTTAGCCAGTACCATACTATTTGACATTTTCGACCGGTCGCGCGAACCAGACTTTTCGGTGACGAAAGTAGTGACTATGGTTCAGCGCGAGGTAGCAGCCAGGTTGACGGCTGCGACGGACGACGACGACTATGGCAGCCTCACGTTGCTGACCCGTTACCACGCCGAATCGCGCTTCCTTTTTCGCGTCCCGGCGACGCTATTTCACCCCCGGCCCCGCGTCGATGGCGGAGTGATCGAACTGACCCTGCGCAATGCAAGCGCCTTGCCCAATGTCGCCTACTATCACTTCCGCCGGATCGTAAGAGGCTGTTTCGCCCAACGGCGCAAGATGCTGCGCAATGCCATCCGTATCGTCAACGATCTTCCCGACGGTTGGGAAGACCTCCCCTTTGACTACACCCGCCGCGCCGAGCAGGTCTCGTTTGAGGAATATCTCGATCTAACCCACAAACTCGTCGCGCTGGGCTTCAAGCCTTAA